From Mus musculus strain C57BL/6J chromosome 8, GRCm38.p6 C57BL/6J, a single genomic window includes:
- the Pbx4 gene encoding pre-B-cell leukemia transcription factor 4 isoform X2 — translation MEHMVNTIQSKFSAIQRQLKQSTCEAVMTLRSRFLDARRKRRNFSKQATDVLNEYFYSHLSNPYPSEETKEELARKGGITVSQVSNWFGNKRIRYKKNTGKFQEEATMYTGKASTVTKARRPRGQSSCQSTPSPGPCGPLPLTNGSDVVLTLRTLAFLQPPTGGVCLQPLVHSNWQRAAPQPASSPAGESGSFNWDAASN, via the exons ATGGAACACATGGTGAACACCATCCAGAGCAAGTTCAGTGCCATCCAGAGGCAGCTGAAGCAGAGCACGTGTGAGGCTGTGATGACTCTACGCTCACGGTTCCTGGATGCCAG GCGCAAGCGGCGGAATTTCAGCAAGCAGGCCACAGACGTGCTGAATGAATATTTCTATTCCCATTTGAGCAACCCTTACCCCAGTGAAGAGACCAAAGAAGAGCTGGCCAGGAAGGGTGGCATCACAGTGTCCCAG GTCTCTAACTGGTTTGGCAACAAAAGAATCCGGTACAAAAAGAATACAGGGAAGTTTCAGGAAGAAGCCACCAtgtacacagggaaagcatccacAGTCACCAAGGCCCGGCGTCCCAGGGGTCAGAGCAGCTGCCAGTCCACACCCAGCCCAG GTCCCTGTGGCCCCTTGCCACTGACCAATGGAAGTGACGTGGTTCTCACTCTGCGGACCCTGGCCTTCCTCCAGCCCCCCACTGGGGGAGTCTGCCTACAGCCCCTG GTCCATAGTAACTGGCAGAGGGCCGCCCCACAGCCAGCCTCATCACCTGCGGGAGAGTCTGGCAGCTTCAATTGGGATGCTGCATCTAATTAA